The Oncorhynchus mykiss isolate Arlee chromosome 20, USDA_OmykA_1.1, whole genome shotgun sequence genome includes a region encoding these proteins:
- the zgc:112285 gene encoding chymotrypsin-like elastase family member 2A isoform X1 encodes MVDVPGSPLLSLLLLLCVSPLPAATYTLTPGRQAQHKVLHLDWPKDCGTAHYKPNMAERIVSGNEARPHSWPWQVSLQVRPRGSKHYIHVCGGTLIHKNWVLTAAHCFQKGKAEDAGSWRIVLGKHQLKRSETPEKTIPVKRIYRHEHFRYPTHSELDYDIALVKAATDIVPTNHIRYACLPRKQISLKPGQYCWVTGWGDTRGGKENVSLAEALNQARLPIIDIKTCRQKKFWGDRVRDSMICAGFRDTEGPPAACQGDSGGPLLCQLGRDRWEVHGVVSFGPIGCTVENKPSVFTRTANYIPWIEATRIRDIFMH; translated from the exons ATGGTTGATGTTCCAGGGTCTCCACTCctatctctgctgctgctgctgtgtgtgtcgCCTCTGCCTGCCGCCACATACACCCTGACCCCTGGCAGACAGGCCCAGCACAAAGTCCTGCACCTGG ACTGGCCTAAGGACTGTGGCACGGCCCACTATAAACCTAACATGGCTGAACGGATCGTCTCTGGAAACGAGGCCAGACCTCACTCCTGGCCATGGCAGGTCTCCCTACAG GTTCGTCCCAGAGGCAGTAAGCACTACATCCATGTCTGTGGAGGAACTCTCATCCACAAGAACTGGGTCCTCACTGCTGCTCATTGCTTCCAGAA GGGTAAAGCCGAGGATGCTGGGAGTTGGAGGATTGTCCTGGGGAAGCACCAGCTTAAACGTTCCGAAACACCCGAGAAGACTATCCCGGTTAAGAGGATATATCGTCACGAGCACTTCCGTTACCCCACGCACAGCGAGTTGGATTACGATATCGCCCTGGTCAAGGCTGCCACCGACATCGTGCCCACCAACCATATACGCTATGCATGCCTGCCGCGCAAACAGATCAGCCTGAAGCCAGGACAATACTGCTGGGTGACCGGCTGGGGAGACACTCGGG GTGGAAAGGAGAACGTGTCTCTGGCTGAGGCTCTGAACCAGGCCCGTTTGCCCATCATCGACATCAAGACCTGCCGTCAGAAGAAGTTCTGGGGAGACCGCGTCAGGGACTCCATGATCTGTGCCGGCTTCAGAGACACAGAAGGACCACCTGCTGCCTGCCAG GGCGACTCGGGCGGTCCTCTGCTGTGCCAGTTGGGGCGTGACAGGTGGGAGGTGCACGGTGTGGTGAGCTTTGGCCCCATTGGCTGCACCGTGGAGAACAAGCCCAGCGTGTTTACCCGCACCGCCAATTACATCCCTTGGATCGAGGCTACGCGCATCAGAGACATCTTCATGCACTAG
- the zgc:112285 gene encoding chymotrypsin-like elastase family member 2A isoform X2, with amino-acid sequence MCSRQVCPYHLLSDLAIWSADWPKDCGTAHYKPNMAERIVSGNEARPHSWPWQVSLQVRPRGSKHYIHVCGGTLIHKNWVLTAAHCFQKGKAEDAGSWRIVLGKHQLKRSETPEKTIPVKRIYRHEHFRYPTHSELDYDIALVKAATDIVPTNHIRYACLPRKQISLKPGQYCWVTGWGDTRGGKENVSLAEALNQARLPIIDIKTCRQKKFWGDRVRDSMICAGFRDTEGPPAACQGDSGGPLLCQLGRDRWEVHGVVSFGPIGCTVENKPSVFTRTANYIPWIEATRIRDIFMH; translated from the exons ATGTGTTCTAGACAAGTATGCCCATATCATCTATTGTCTGATTTGGCGATCTGGAGTGCAG ACTGGCCTAAGGACTGTGGCACGGCCCACTATAAACCTAACATGGCTGAACGGATCGTCTCTGGAAACGAGGCCAGACCTCACTCCTGGCCATGGCAGGTCTCCCTACAG GTTCGTCCCAGAGGCAGTAAGCACTACATCCATGTCTGTGGAGGAACTCTCATCCACAAGAACTGGGTCCTCACTGCTGCTCATTGCTTCCAGAA GGGTAAAGCCGAGGATGCTGGGAGTTGGAGGATTGTCCTGGGGAAGCACCAGCTTAAACGTTCCGAAACACCCGAGAAGACTATCCCGGTTAAGAGGATATATCGTCACGAGCACTTCCGTTACCCCACGCACAGCGAGTTGGATTACGATATCGCCCTGGTCAAGGCTGCCACCGACATCGTGCCCACCAACCATATACGCTATGCATGCCTGCCGCGCAAACAGATCAGCCTGAAGCCAGGACAATACTGCTGGGTGACCGGCTGGGGAGACACTCGGG GTGGAAAGGAGAACGTGTCTCTGGCTGAGGCTCTGAACCAGGCCCGTTTGCCCATCATCGACATCAAGACCTGCCGTCAGAAGAAGTTCTGGGGAGACCGCGTCAGGGACTCCATGATCTGTGCCGGCTTCAGAGACACAGAAGGACCACCTGCTGCCTGCCAG GGCGACTCGGGCGGTCCTCTGCTGTGCCAGTTGGGGCGTGACAGGTGGGAGGTGCACGGTGTGGTGAGCTTTGGCCCCATTGGCTGCACCGTGGAGAACAAGCCCAGCGTGTTTACCCGCACCGCCAATTACATCCCTTGGATCGAGGCTACGCGCATCAGAGACATCTTCATGCACTAG
- the zgc:112285 gene encoding chymotrypsin-like elastase family member 2A isoform X3 produces MAERIVSGNEARPHSWPWQVSLQVRPRGSKHYIHVCGGTLIHKNWVLTAAHCFQKGKAEDAGSWRIVLGKHQLKRSETPEKTIPVKRIYRHEHFRYPTHSELDYDIALVKAATDIVPTNHIRYACLPRKQISLKPGQYCWVTGWGDTRGGKENVSLAEALNQARLPIIDIKTCRQKKFWGDRVRDSMICAGFRDTEGPPAACQGDSGGPLLCQLGRDRWEVHGVVSFGPIGCTVENKPSVFTRTANYIPWIEATRIRDIFMH; encoded by the exons ATGGCTGAACGGATCGTCTCTGGAAACGAGGCCAGACCTCACTCCTGGCCATGGCAGGTCTCCCTACAG GTTCGTCCCAGAGGCAGTAAGCACTACATCCATGTCTGTGGAGGAACTCTCATCCACAAGAACTGGGTCCTCACTGCTGCTCATTGCTTCCAGAA GGGTAAAGCCGAGGATGCTGGGAGTTGGAGGATTGTCCTGGGGAAGCACCAGCTTAAACGTTCCGAAACACCCGAGAAGACTATCCCGGTTAAGAGGATATATCGTCACGAGCACTTCCGTTACCCCACGCACAGCGAGTTGGATTACGATATCGCCCTGGTCAAGGCTGCCACCGACATCGTGCCCACCAACCATATACGCTATGCATGCCTGCCGCGCAAACAGATCAGCCTGAAGCCAGGACAATACTGCTGGGTGACCGGCTGGGGAGACACTCGGG GTGGAAAGGAGAACGTGTCTCTGGCTGAGGCTCTGAACCAGGCCCGTTTGCCCATCATCGACATCAAGACCTGCCGTCAGAAGAAGTTCTGGGGAGACCGCGTCAGGGACTCCATGATCTGTGCCGGCTTCAGAGACACAGAAGGACCACCTGCTGCCTGCCAG GGCGACTCGGGCGGTCCTCTGCTGTGCCAGTTGGGGCGTGACAGGTGGGAGGTGCACGGTGTGGTGAGCTTTGGCCCCATTGGCTGCACCGTGGAGAACAAGCCCAGCGTGTTTACCCGCACCGCCAATTACATCCCTTGGATCGAGGCTACGCGCATCAGAGACATCTTCATGCACTAG
- the LOC110498943 gene encoding mitochondrial import inner membrane translocase subunit Tim23 — protein MDSNAPGSGGKGGLGSLFGGSEYSNTELAGVPLTGMSPLSPYLNVDPRYLVQDTDEFILPTGAGKTRGRFELAFFTIGGSCITGAAFGTVNGLRMGLKETREMGWTKPRNVQILNMVTRQGASWANTLGSVALLYSIFGVAIEKARGAEDDINTLAAGTLTGMLFKSSGGLKGVARGGLVGLAMSGAYALYSNWDHIRGGSSSSNLY, from the exons ATGGACAGTAACGCCCCTGGGTCGGGAGGGAAAGGCGGCCTCGGGAGTCTCTTTGGAGGCAGCGAATACTCCAACACAGAGCTCGCCGGTGTCCCAT TGACTGGAATGAGCCCCCTGTCGCCTTATCTTAATGTTGACCCCCGCTACCTCGTACAG gaCACAGATGAGTTCATCCTGCCAACAGGGGCTGGTAAAACTAGAGGGAGGTTTGAACTGGCCTTCTTCACCATCGGGGGCAGCTGCATCACAG GAGCTGCGTTTGGGACAGTGAATGGTCTGAGGAtggggttgaaggagaccagAGAAATGGGCTGGACTAAACCTCGTAACGTCCA GATTCTCAACATGGTGACCAGACAAGGTGCATCCTGGGCCAACACTCTGGGCTCTGTTG CGTTATTGTACAGTATATTTGGCGTGGCCATAGAGAAGGCTAGAGGAGCAGAGGATGACATCAACACTTTGGCTGCTGGGACTCTCACAGGCATGCTGTTCAAATCCTCAG GAGGGCTGAAGGGAGTGGCTCGTGGCGGTCTGGTGGGGTTGGCCATGTCTGGTGCCTACGCTCTCTACAGTAACTGGGACCATATCAGAGGCGGCTCCTCTTCTTCAAATCTCTACTGA